One Sediminicola sp. YIK13 DNA segment encodes these proteins:
- the gldK gene encoding type IX secretion system lipoprotein PorK/GldK — translation MKKLLLLSIAFVFLLTSCGSKTKGELVGAQGKKWYPEKPYGMELIPRGAFTMGKSEEDMAQTLNAPTKTVTVTSFYMDDTEITNSEYRQFVDWVKDSITRTKLAILADELGLGPEDGGIGDYAFKDADTTRMSAYEKYMMNNYQGMGETGYEGRALNRDQDLIWDINDYPDEYYTEIMVDSMYLKEEESYNGQRIIDVKKLKYSYKWIDIEAAARSKTGNRKDFIRQEMLEIYPDTTVWIKDFEYSYNEPMHNDYFWHDAYSDYPVVGVSWQQAKAFCNWRTKFKNDDQKSRNKQFVNQFRLPTEAEWEYAARGGIEGGTYPWGGPYVISDTGCFMANFKPQRGDYAADTALYTVEAKSFEPNDFNLYNMAGNVAEWTNSSYDPNSYEFVSTMNPNAVSAQNRRKVIRGGSWKDVAYFLQVSTRDYEYQDSARSYIGFRTVQDYMGEQDSTN, via the coding sequence ATGAAGAAGCTATTGTTGTTATCTATAGCATTTGTTTTTTTACTCACGAGTTGTGGGTCCAAAACAAAGGGGGAATTAGTTGGAGCCCAAGGTAAAAAGTGGTACCCGGAAAAACCATATGGAATGGAATTGATTCCAAGGGGCGCCTTTACCATGGGTAAGTCTGAAGAAGATATGGCCCAAACCCTAAATGCACCGACCAAGACCGTAACTGTAACCTCCTTTTACATGGATGATACGGAAATCACAAATAGTGAATATCGCCAGTTTGTGGATTGGGTGAAAGATTCCATTACCAGAACAAAGTTGGCCATCCTTGCAGATGAGTTGGGATTAGGTCCTGAAGACGGTGGAATCGGTGATTATGCATTTAAAGATGCAGATACTACTAGAATGTCAGCCTATGAAAAATACATGATGAACAATTATCAGGGTATGGGTGAAACAGGATATGAAGGTAGGGCCTTGAACAGGGATCAGGATTTGATATGGGATATCAATGATTATCCGGATGAATATTATACCGAGATTATGGTAGACTCCATGTATTTAAAAGAGGAGGAGTCATACAATGGTCAGCGTATCATAGATGTAAAAAAATTAAAATACAGTTACAAGTGGATAGATATAGAGGCTGCGGCCCGTTCCAAAACTGGTAACAGAAAGGATTTCATCAGACAGGAAATGCTGGAGATCTATCCAGATACCACAGTATGGATCAAGGATTTTGAATATTCCTATAACGAACCCATGCACAATGATTATTTCTGGCATGATGCATATAGCGATTATCCTGTAGTTGGTGTGTCATGGCAACAGGCAAAGGCCTTTTGTAATTGGAGGACCAAATTTAAAAACGATGATCAAAAAAGCAGGAACAAGCAATTTGTAAATCAATTTAGATTACCAACTGAGGCTGAATGGGAATATGCAGCAAGAGGAGGAATTGAAGGAGGTACCTATCCTTGGGGTGGACCTTATGTGATCAGTGATACCGGATGTTTTATGGCCAACTTTAAGCCCCAGAGAGGAGATTATGCCGCGGATACAGCATTATATACTGTAGAGGCAAAATCATTTGAGCCAAACGATTTTAACCTTTATAATATGGCAGGTAACGTTGCGGAATGGACAAATTCCAGTTATGATCCAAATTCATATGAATTTGTTTCTACAATGAATCCTAATGCCGTTTCTGCTCAAAACAGAAGAAAGGTGATCCGTGGGGGATCATGGAAAGATGTTGCTTATTTCTTGCAGGTAAGCACCAGGGATTACGAATATCAGGATTCTGCCCGTAGTTATATTGGTTTCAGGACCGTACAAGACTACATGGGAGAACAGGATTCGACCAACTAA